Proteins encoded by one window of Mycolicibacterium cosmeticum:
- a CDS encoding MarR family winged helix-turn-helix transcriptional regulator: MSTPPRQELLLGPLLDLVLRRLRGTAEAEIAKVGLRTRHIIALTLLRDFGEQGQAGLADSLGIDPTNVVILLNELESAGLAERRRSPEDRRRHTVVVTETGAARLAEAEKALATMEHHMFGALTHDELSTLHGLLQRAAEVTAGKPETPPAVSCTGEDH; the protein is encoded by the coding sequence GTGAGCACGCCGCCGCGCCAGGAGTTGCTGCTCGGCCCCCTGTTGGACCTGGTCCTACGACGGCTGCGCGGTACCGCGGAGGCCGAGATCGCCAAGGTCGGCCTCCGAACCAGGCACATCATCGCGCTCACGCTGCTCCGCGATTTCGGCGAGCAGGGCCAGGCGGGGCTCGCCGACTCCCTCGGTATCGATCCGACCAATGTGGTGATCCTGCTCAACGAACTGGAGTCGGCCGGGTTGGCCGAACGCCGGCGCTCCCCCGAGGACCGCCGCCGGCACACCGTGGTCGTCACCGAAACCGGCGCGGCCCGGCTCGCCGAGGCGGAGAAGGCCCTGGCGACCATGGAGCATCACATGTTCGGCGCACTGACCCACGACGAGCTGAGCACCTTGCACGGCCTACTGCAGCGGGCGGCAGAGGTGACGGCAGGCAAACCCGAGACGCCGCCGGCCGTCAGCTGTACCGGCGAAGACCACTGA
- a CDS encoding MFS transporter — translation MTTSKDRAETRADTRRAIWNTVRGSSGNLVEWYDVYVYTVFATYFEKQFFDEADQNSTVYVYAIFAVTFLTRPLGSWFFGRFADRRGRRAALTISVSLMALCSLVIALVPGRESIGVAAPIILILCRLVQGFATGGEYGTSATYMSEAATRERRGFFSSFQYVTLVGGHVLAQFTLLIILTTLSTEQVHEFGWRIGFAIGGAAAIVVFWLRRTMDESLSAEQLAAIREGKDNTAGSLRVLLTDYWKPLLLCFLITLGGTVAFYAYSVNAPAIVKATYKNEAMTATWINLVGLIFLMLLQPVGGLLSDKVGRKPLLLFFGIGGVVYTYVLYTYLPQTHSPMLSFLLVAVGYVILTGYTSINALVKSELFPARVRALGVGVGYALANSAFGGTAPLIYQALKARDQVPLFIGYVTVCIAVSLLVYVFFLKNKASTYLDREQGEAFLAAAEDGVSGLRRYS, via the coding sequence ATGACGACATCAAAGGATCGGGCGGAGACGCGGGCAGACACCCGCCGGGCCATCTGGAACACCGTCAGGGGATCGTCGGGCAACCTCGTCGAGTGGTACGACGTCTACGTCTACACCGTCTTCGCGACGTACTTCGAGAAGCAGTTCTTCGACGAGGCCGACCAGAATTCGACCGTCTACGTCTACGCGATCTTCGCCGTCACCTTCCTGACCAGGCCGCTGGGCTCCTGGTTCTTCGGCCGGTTCGCCGATCGTCGCGGCCGGCGCGCCGCGTTGACCATCAGCGTGTCGCTGATGGCGTTGTGCTCGCTGGTGATCGCCCTGGTGCCCGGCCGGGAGAGCATCGGGGTCGCCGCACCGATCATCCTGATCCTCTGCCGGCTGGTGCAGGGTTTCGCGACCGGCGGGGAGTACGGCACCTCGGCCACCTACATGTCCGAAGCGGCCACCCGCGAGCGGCGCGGCTTCTTCTCGTCGTTCCAATACGTCACGCTGGTCGGCGGTCACGTGCTGGCCCAGTTCACCCTGCTGATCATCCTCACCACGCTGAGCACCGAGCAGGTGCACGAGTTCGGTTGGCGCATCGGGTTTGCCATCGGCGGCGCGGCCGCCATCGTGGTGTTCTGGCTGCGTCGCACGATGGACGAATCGCTGTCGGCCGAACAGCTGGCGGCGATCAGGGAAGGCAAGGACAACACCGCGGGATCCCTCCGGGTCCTGCTCACCGACTACTGGAAGCCGCTGCTGTTGTGCTTCCTGATCACCCTGGGCGGCACCGTCGCCTTCTACGCCTACAGCGTCAACGCGCCGGCCATCGTCAAGGCCACCTACAAGAACGAGGCGATGACGGCCACTTGGATCAACCTCGTCGGCCTGATCTTCCTGATGCTGCTGCAGCCGGTCGGCGGGCTGCTCAGTGACAAGGTGGGGCGCAAGCCGCTGCTGCTTTTCTTCGGCATCGGTGGTGTCGTCTACACCTACGTGTTGTACACCTATCTGCCACAGACACATTCACCGATGCTGTCCTTCCTGCTGGTGGCCGTCGGCTACGTGATCCTCACCGGCTACACCTCGATCAACGCGCTGGTGAAATCCGAACTATTCCCGGCTCGGGTCCGGGCCCTCGGCGTCGGAGTCGGCTACGCGCTGGCCAATTCGGCCTTCGGTGGCACCGCGCCGCTGATCTACCAGGCGCTCAAGGCCCGCGACCAGGTGCCACTCTTCATCGGTTACGTGACGGTGTGTATCGCGGTGTCGCTGCTGGTCTACGTGTTCTTCCTGAAGAACAAGGCCAGCACCTACCTGGACCGCGAACAGGGTGAGGCGTTCCTGGCAGCCGCCGAAGACGGTGTCAGTGGTCTTCGCCGGTACAGCTGA